Proteins encoded within one genomic window of Rhodothermales bacterium:
- a CDS encoding acyl carrier protein: MSDVVTTKVFALIAEYAGTTPDEINLDTSFEELGVDSLDGLTIMSELEEEFDVSLPSEEVLGMTMVREAVESFQKHLAHKGSKNGTSD; this comes from the coding sequence ATGTCCGACGTCGTAACTACTAAAGTCTTCGCCCTCATCGCTGAGTATGCGGGCACCACTCCCGACGAGATAAACCTCGATACGTCGTTCGAAGAACTGGGCGTCGACTCCCTGGACGGACTCACGATCATGTCCGAGCTCGAAGAGGAGTTCGATGTCTCGCTCCCGAGCGAGGAAGTGCTTGGCATGACCATGGTCCGCGAAGCCGTCGAGTCTTTTCAAAAGCACCTTGCCCACAAGGGTTCGAAAAACGGAACTTCCGACTAG